A genomic window from Vigna radiata var. radiata cultivar VC1973A unplaced genomic scaffold, Vradiata_ver6 scaffold_360, whole genome shotgun sequence includes:
- the LOC106779594 gene encoding KRR1 small subunit processome component, with the protein MRNLEEDENGVEEEEFQKKEKRKGKHDKPKPWDDDPNIDHWKVEKFDPSWNEGGMLEVSSFSTLFPQYREKYLQEAWPTVKSALKQYGIACELNLVEGSMTVSTTRKTRDPYIIIKARDLIRLLSRSVSAPQAIKILDDEMQCDIIKISGLVRNKERFVKRRQHLVGPNSATLKALEILTGCYILVQGNTVAAMGSFKGLKQIRRIVEECMLNKMHPVYNIKILMMKKELEKNPELAQENWDRFLPKFKKKNVKQKKFNSKQKKAYTPFPPPQQPSKIDIQLETGEYFLSNKRKSAKIWQEKREKQAEKTAENKRKREEAFIPPKEPVNPVNKSEDANNNVADITKSLKKKTEKLGKRKSEENLNAETYIMGSSEHASGKKSKKQRSSA; encoded by the exons ATGAGAAACCTTGAAGAGGATGAGAATGGCGTGGAGGAAGAAGAATTtcagaagaaagagaagagaaagggaaAGCACGATAAACCGAAGCCATGGGATGATGACCCTAACATTGACCACTGGAAGGTGGAGAAGTTCGACCCTTCTTGGAACGAAGGTGGCATGCTCGAAGTCAGTTCTTTCTCCACCCTCTTCCCTCAATACCGCGAAAAGTATCTCCAAGAAGCATGGCCTACTGTCAAATCTGCTCTCAAACAATATGGCATCGCTTGCGAACTGAACCTT GTCGAGGGTTCCATGACAGTTTCAACCACCAGAAAGACTAGAGATCCCTATATTATCATCAAAGCTAGGGATCTCATCAGGCTTCTCTCAAGAAGTGTTTCTGCTCCTCAG GCCATAAAAATACTTGACGATGAAATGCAATGTGATATCATTAAAATCAGTGGCTTGGTTCGCAATAAG GAGCGATTTGTAAAAAGGAGACAACATCTTGTGGGTCCCAACTCTGCCACCCTAAAA GCTCTTGAAATACTCACTGGCTGCTACATTCTCGTCCag GGAAACACAGTTGCTGCTATGGGTTCGTTCAAAGGTTTGAAACAAATCAGAAGGATTGTTGAAGAATGCATGCTGAATAAAATGCATCCTGTATACAACATTAAG ATTCTTATGATGAAGAAAGAACTTGAAAAGAACCCGGAACTTGCCCAGGAAAACTGGGATAGGTTCCTTCCAAAATTCAAGAA GAAAAACGTTAAGCAAAAGAAGTTTAACTCTAAACAGAAGAAAGCATACACACCATTCCCTCCACCACAACAGCCCAGCAAG ATTGATATACAATTAGAAACTGGAGAATACTTTTTAAGTAACAAGAGAAAATCGGCAAAGATATGGCAAGAGAAGCGGGAGAAACAGGCTGAAAAAACTGCTGAAAACAAAAGGAAACGAGAAGAGGCCTTCATCCCTCCCAAG GAGCCTGTAAACCCGGTGAATAAATCAGAGGATGCTAACAATAACGTAGCTGACATTACAAAGTCCTTAAAg AAAAAAACAGAGAAGCTTGGGAAGCGAAAATCTGAAGAAAATCTAAATGCGGAGACATATATTATGGGATCCTCAGAACACGCATCAGGAAAGAAATCCAAGAAGCAAAGGTCTTCGGCGTAA